The Melospiza melodia melodia isolate bMelMel2 chromosome 19, bMelMel2.pri, whole genome shotgun sequence genome includes the window GATCAGGATTTTTGACAAGAGAAAAATGTGCAGTTCATACAGATGAGCTGTCAGCCACAGGATAcacagttaattaaaaaaaacccaacaacaacaattACTAACTTTAGAGGGAGTCAGACTGGGCTTGGGAGCTGGAATTCAAACCAGCAGGTCtgcaagatgggcaagaaattaCAAGCAACCAAGCAACCAACCAGGCAACCATTCTCTACTGGTTTGTAAAAGCCTGGTATGGTGTCCACTGCCCAGTAAGAAAGGCAGGTCCAAATGCTCCTGGTTAACCCAAAGCCCCAGACACGTCAATTACCCAACAACTGGGAAGGAGAAGCATGTCAGTAATCTGAGCTATtttccacatctttgtttttttcAGTCAATGAGACTTGGCAGCTGAAATTGAACAAATGTTTCTTGAAATATACTTGAAGCTTCTCAGAGTTGAATATCGTTGTATAATTATATACTTTTGAGTATatgctttcttcttcttcttgagtctacctttccttctccttttctgaatgatacattttaaaatattttaaaataaatcagaCAAAGAGTTCAAAGTACAAAGTAACACTAGAGAGCACAGTCATGCCATCCTTGATTCAATTTCTACTAGCACAGGTAGCAAAGCAATCAGGCAATGAACTTCCCAACACCACCAGCAGACCAGGACACCTGCACgtacccagcagcacagagaaccCACATCCTTCACCTTGCCCATCCTTGAAGCCTTTAGGAGTCCACTTTTCCCAGAACAGCTAACAATTACAGCCTTTTTTATCTCCCAGTATAAATAAACCATTGTTATAACTTCCCTTTCCCACCTTCTGGTAGAGCTGTGGCCTGCCCCACCTTCACAGAGCTACCCAGTCATGGCTTTCCATGGAAATCTGCATCAGGAGGAGTTTTGCTTCTGAGGAGACTTTGCACCATTCACACTGTCACAGCAGGATGCCACTGCATCACCAATCCTATGTTGAGGAACATCATTTTATCACTTCCCCTTGGGATGaaacagagcagcacagcagacaGGTGACACCAAAGTATCAATGCCTTGTTTTAGTGTTCCAGGGAAAGCCATGGACTGGAATCTCATGTGACAGCAGGGGCTGATTCTCCACCACTTCAGCAAGGGGCACCTGAGCTTCTCATGCTCAGGGGAAAATGTCAGCTGTGGCTTCCAAGTTCCCCTACTCCCCAGACACATTACAAAGTATTTGTTTACAGATGTGCTTTGTTCCTCAGCTGCAAACCCATAAGCCAAGGGCAAAGAAGGGAAGCTGGCTCTGTGATCCCATCAGGAGTGCTCCATTACAATAGCACAATCCACAGTGACCTCTCAGGAATGATGGCATCCCTCAGGCAGTTCACAGGAACCTCACACACAACACAGACAAACCAGATTGCCATTTCAGCTTCCCCAAAATAACACACTGGAAAACAGATTTTGATGAAGGCTCCTCCAGGCATAATTTAGCCAGGACTGAACCAAACTCCTCCTGTGAAGGGTTCAGAATAGCATTACCCAAAGTAAGACTCAGCAATGGCACACCTAAAAATCTATCAAACAGCAAGGCAAGTTTTAGTCAGTAAAGGTGGCATTGTAGAGCCTTTGCCCATTTCCCAAATGCACTGGAGCAAAGacagtgctgctgcctgctctccTGTCAGGATAAATCCAGAAGCATGCACAAAATCTCAAGTAGAGGCTCTTCAGTCATCTCAAGAGTAATCAACCATCAGAATGGAACTAAAAGAGAAACAAGAGCAAGGTGGATTGCCTAAATAAAATCTTATTTCACAAAAAGTCTGACTCACCTGACCTGTGGTCTAGGACTACTTTTATATgagtttattttaaattaaaatttaagctTCATTAGGAATAGTATAGCCTCAATTGAAACCACTTTATTTAAATGGAAACTAATTTTACAGGGAAGCTGTGGGAGGTCTTCAGTTGGAAACTAGAATGACTTTCATGCAGGTCTGTTCTCTAACAGCTGTGTGGAAGTGAGTACTCTGTTACTCACCATGACTTCTTATGTTTTCCAGAGGCACGAGGAGGCTTTTCAACATTCTGGAGATTTCAAATTGAATTTTCAAAATTTATCATTAGATGAGGATGGAAAAACTTCCTCCCAGACATGGGTCATCATACAGCATCCAGTCATTTTCAGATTGTTAAATTTCAGATGCTGGTTTTGACGGGTCATGCTTTTCCAGTATTTTGAACAGTGTTGCATAATGAGACATTCTATGCTCAAATTGTAACAGTTCATTGTAAAGCACAGAAATATATACCTTGTGTAAACCTTTCAACAGCTGCATTCACATCAAAACAGCAATTATCAATTCTTATATTGCTGGTTTTTCGGCAATAAGCTGTATTTTCAAAAGTGGCATTCTGAGTTCAAAGAGAGCTCACAGGAGTTAGCAGATATTAGATAATTTATTTCTCCTACAAAGCAATAGTTCCTTTAAAAACCTAAACAAATTCCTTCATCCAACATGCATTTAACtcagttttaaaattatttataaaataatccAGTTTTGGAGCCCCTGCTGAACACAAAGCATTCTCCTGATACCATAAAATATCACACTCAGTATTGTGAGAATTAGAATTGGTGTTCTGCAGCCAATGGCCATATTTTATCTCCTGGAATGACCAAATACCACTCATGCCTGGCAGTGCTGAGAGGACACAATGTACCCTGGGGTTCACAGCAGAATTCTTAACACTTTATGCAATTTCAGGTTGCATCAATACTTTTGTTATCTTGATAACAGAATGTACACTTAAAAAACAAACTATGTCAGATGTTCTATTTCTGATGAATTTGACCACAAGCCTTCTGCTGGCCTCTATAGATATCATCATCAAGAATTACCCTTAATCTCCAAATACCAGTGAGGTTAAGATACTCCTTATCCTCCCTTATCATGATTCAGGACAGAGGGATGCTGGTGAGAATTTCCTACAACTTTATATCTGGAGATCCAGAGCAGAAAAATCTCTATCAATGCTAATTATCAGTTTTATCCCAGAGGTCTTCAGTTCTGCTAAATCAGAGGAAGATAAACAGGCTACTGAGTTTTCTCAATTTTGTTTAAGAGAACCTCAGTAATTACTGAAAAATAGGGTATAATCCCCTTAGTGATTTGTTAATAACATTGATGGCTTTTTGCTGGCTCCATAACCAAGATCATTCTGTAGGAGTGAACCTCTAAATATCCAGTGTAGGTATTTCTTACAAACAGGCAAACCTCCAGTGGGTTTAGCTTTGCTAATCTCTTGTTGTAGCTCTACAACTGCATGAAGGCACTAAGTCTGTGGGCTCGTCTTGGACCCTCCAGAGGGAGCAAGAAGCCAGATTTTCTTTTCAAAGGCTGTTCCAAACAGCTCTTTCTAGCAATTTAAAGAAGCCCAATTCTTCAATTATTTGTCTTTAGTCTGGTCAGAGTCTCAGAAGAGCCAGCATCTGCAGCCTGTAAGAAAGGGTGTGTACACAACCAAAAGAGAAACTGGAACAAATTTCCAGATCACTGCTTGGATCTTATCCTCAACAGGTCAAGGCAAGAGTGCAGACTGTTCCCTGCAGAAAAGCTATGGGGTTGTACAGAAATGAGTCAATATTCTGGTTTCCACAGAAAAAAAGACAGACAATTTCCCCATATTCCAGAGGCTACAGCAAAGTCAGGACTATAAATCAGGAGTTCAGTCCTGATCTTATGCTTTTACATGGAATTCCATTTCTCTTATTTCTAAGACTAGATAATCCAGATAAATTAGATCATCCAAAGACTAATCTGTGTTGTACTCAAGAAACCCTGCTTTAGAGCCAAGTGATTTCTATGGAAGCCTCACGTGTTTCCACAAGTGCAATCGCTCGGACAAGTGGAAAGTGCAGAGGAGGAACCTGAGGAGTATTTGCATCCTTTGGAACAGAGGCTGAGCCCAGCTGCCAGGCCGGCTGCTCCAAACCCTACTGCAAACCTCTGGCTCCATCTACAGACCAGTCCCTGGAGCTGCAGTCCTGCAAATCCAGGCTCAATTCCCAGGAGGAAAACATGAAAACCACCACGTCCACCTTGGgcattctcttctttttttttccatgctggGGGAGGTAAGGATGGCCCAGGATGTGTCACCTAAACACTGCACCACCCACGAACTGCCAAACCCAAACCAAGAGCTTTATAGCTCTGAATACACTGGAAAGAATTCAAATTATCAGAAAAGAGCATTCCTTGCCATTCAGTGCTGTCACTGATGGAATGCTCTACAACAAACAAATGTTTTATTGAACAGATCTTATCCAATTATGGGGAAAGGATGGTTTGCTTCACATACATCTGTTGTGCTATTCCTGAGCTTTCAAAGAACAGCATAAACAAAGTGcactaaacattttttttctgaataaacaggaaaacattttttttctgaaaaaacagCATCAATAGAGCCAGTCACGGTACAAGAAAGACCCACCATAGCTGTGCAGTTTGTTCTGTTTACATAAAGAATTCAGAACTATGTGCCTGTAGGAAGCTCATTCATGGCACTGAAAAAGGGctggaggagaaaggaaaaaaaatacaactaAATTCAAAGTATTTCCAGTGGTGGGAAAGTACCATAGGATCAGCTCAGGGCTGTGGAACAAATTTAACATGAATACAGAGTTTACCTTTCCAAGGCTTATTTGCTCGTTTATGTAAATCCTCCTTACTTTACCTCTACATCCTGCTTGTTGGCCAACACCAGAATGGGAACCCCTTCCAGAGCTTCACTGGTAATCATCTTCTCTACAAAGGACAGAAACAAAACCAGGTTTAGCCAGTTCTGGAAGTTGTACAAAACTTGAATCTGGCACAGATTCTTTGGACAGAGGGATGAAGCCAGAAACTCCCTCTTGAATTACAGTTTCATTTGATACAACCTTCCAGGTCTATTTTGTTCACACTGTACTTACCAAAAGCTCTTTTGGACTCAGAGAGCCTCTCCTCATCAGTGGAGTCAATAACATAGATCACCCCATGAGATTCAGCATAGTACTGGAAGGAGAACACAGATATTGGTGTCAATGCACTAGGATCACTTGTTCCTCTTCCTGACTTGATTTTGGTACAGTTTTGGTGCATGTGGAGAAGATCAACCAGTTAGAGGCAGCTGCTTCCACAGTGTGCCTGGACAGAAAGGAGGCACACAGCCTGTGCTGCCTGCTCTGTTTGCAGGCCTGATCAACACACCAGGTGGAAAAGCTTTTGTCCCCCCAAAGCTTTTTTCTATGGCACAGCCCCTGATCTGGGTTGTTAATTGCTGTCTGCAAGCAATAATGCAAATACTAAGCACAGAAATAGTGGAATCCCTGAAAAGGTGTTAATGCTAAATACTGGGGTTATCAATAAGCCTGTGTGATTACCAAGTGATTGTGGTGGTTCAGCTCTAAAAGAGACAAAACCACTTCTaaaagaaatcacagaatcacaggatggtttgtgttggaaagggCTAACCACCTCATTCCAACTCATTCCACCTCCCACTAGATCAGGCTGATCACAGCTCCATCCaccctggctttgaacacttccagggatggggtagccacagcttctctgggcaaaaaaaaaaaatcaatcaaacaTTAATTCAAATAAATATCAAATATTTAtaaatcaaacaaaacaaaaccacatctCTAACCTTATCCCAAAGTgactgcagctcctcctgcccaccaAGGTCCCAGAACATGAGCCGAGTTTTGCCAACATCAATAGTTCCAACTAGAAGGAAGGAATGAAGAAAGGGCAATCCAATGAAAACTATGggtgctgtaaagcacagacagctGCACACCCCACTCAGAAATCTGGGCTGGGACAGGCTTGTAGGGTAGCAAATcacaggcagcagctgcttgcaccaaCACAGCAAAACCTGCACTGAGTGATCACAAATATTGAGCAGCATCAGTGCAAATAATTCCAGAACTGGGCCAGGGAATGAACTCCAGGGAAATACAGTTTGAGGATAGCACTGAAATAGGATACCTGGAGTTTTAATAGTTTTACTGCTTCAAGAGTTTCTCCTCCTAAGCTAAGAAAGTCTATTTTATTCTCTACAAAAAGACCTGGACAGCTGGGAGATACAATCTCTGCACCCAGGAATTATTCTGCCCTTCTGAATTCTTaaacatttcaaacaaaaaaaCAGCTATCTGTGTCTATCTGTGCAAGAAAGCTGAAAAAATTCCACGTGGATTTACTTACTGTTTAAGCCTACAGTGGTTGTGATTTTGGACAAACTCATCCCTTTGTAGTTCTTGTTAAATCGGGTTTTAGTTTGTTCAAGGAAGGTCTGAAAAAGAATAAGAAAAGTATTTACTGTCAAACATTTTACTGGCTGGAGTAATCCTACCCCAAACCCTTTTCATTCCAGCACAATCCTGCTGGAGCAGATACTGCCCTACCTAATTTTGGACAAACCACTCTTCTTGCTCCCTATTTTAGCAAGGAAAGAAGGGATCACATGTGATTATGGGATTACCAAAGCCTCAGCCACATCCCTGAGAGCTTGTACTAAATTTAAGTAATGAGGAAAAGTTGATTGCTTGGTGTGACATCACTAAAGCAACTCAGGACACAGCTGAAGAGAGATTGACCCTTGTTGGAAGATTTATCCCTGGAGGATGTTTAGGATTGTGTGTGCCCCTCCACGGGGTGATAAACAGCACTTACAGTTTTACCAGCATTGTCCAAACCCAGGATCAGGACACAGTACTCATCCCTCTGGAACATGTATTTATAGAGCCCTGACAGCAGTGTATACATCCTGCTCCTGCAACAAATGCCAGGAAATCAATTAGCAAACAGCTCATTCCCAAAGCCTCTCATGCCATGACGCCAAACAAATAAATGATGTTACTCTTTTATCAGTAAATCTCATATTTAGGTAATTCCAGGAAAATCAGAGATCTAAGAGAGATCATGAAAAAAGCTCAACATCAAATTTGGGGTTTAAAAGGGAACTGAGGAAGGACTTTGACACTTCTTGCAGTAAAACAAGACCCACAGAAAATGAAGTGATTTTCACACAAACACAAAGAACAGGTATTTTGAGCAAGAATCTGCAGAAGCGCCCAGCTGGAtgtgcacacaggctgggatgcagggagctctGGCACCAAGCGCTGCAGCTGACTCAGAGCCATTGCAGCAACCCTTGTGCTCAAACCCAGATAAAGGGAACAGAGGCTTTGAGAGGCAGCGCGTGGTTAAACAACCACTTTGAAGTCAAATACCATTACCTAAAGGGAAATAAAAGTGCTCCAAAGCAGGAATGGGATCGGGGGTTTCACGGGGCTTCAATCCCACAGGTACCGGAGCCACCCCTCGCTCCCAGCTGAGACCGGGGCGCTCCTGCCGCCCCCACGGGCCAGGGGGGGAACCCCGGCCCGCTCCCCCTCGGGACAGCGACTGATCCCGACCGCCGGCCTGCTCCTCCCCAAGCCCGGAGATCCTCCCGGACCCGGCAGATCCCTCCAGCCCCACAAGATCCGGGAGATCCGGCCCGGCCCTTTCCGCCCTGCCGCGGCAGTGACGGCTGAAGAGGAACACCGGCCCTAGCGCCATTTCCTCCTCATGGCCCCGCGCCACGTCCCTGGCCAGAGACAGGTCCCGGCCCAAGCTCCCGAGGAAAAGAACCCGAGCCCGAGGCCCGCGGCCCCTCACCTGGTGCTGGTGCCGGTGTCAGCGCTGGAGCCGGAGTCGCCTCTCACGACTCCCCAGCGCCACCAGCCGCCGCCATTCCGCGCCCGAAACTCTGGGAAATGTAGTCCTGTCGCCGCTGCGATGGCGGTGCGAAGGGGGGCCTGTGGACTACAACTCCCAGAATGCGCAGCGCTTCCCGGGTACTCCGGCTGCGGAGCGGCTGACGCGCTGCCAGCGCAGCCGGAAGTGGAGGCACTGATGCCGGAAGTGGGGGTGTCATGGCGGCTGTCATGGAGGCGGCTCGCAGGGACTGAGGTGGCTGAGGGCGCGGTGGCGGCTCAGGGAGGCGCTGCAGCCCTGGGGCGGAGGGAGCGCCCAGGCTGCGGGAGGAGCGGTGCCGTGCGGGAGCCCGGTGGGCGAGAGTGGACTCCGTGGCGGgggagggcagggccaggcccGGCCTCTCCTCGCACTCTCCCGTCGCCTCTTGCCGCCTGTTTCCAGCAGAAGCATCGCCCTGGTCATTCCCGAGGGAAAGAGCGGGTAGATGTCGCTTCTGCGGGCGAGGACTTGTTATCCAGAAGTGCTTGAGTGAACTCTGAATGTGTTTTGAGTTCGTGGAGAGGACGCGGGCAGCAGCGCCATTCCTGTGCTGAGGATGGATGAAGAGAGTCTGGAGGCGGCGATCCAGACCTACAACGCGCAGCTGGAGCAGGTGGAGCTGGCGCTGGGGGCGGGCCAGGACCCGTCGCAGCACTCGGACCTGAtccagctgcaggaggatttgaAGCAGCTCATAGAACTGACCGAGTCGAGCCTGGTGGCTGTGAAAAAGAGCAAACTTCTGGCCACTCTGGACACAgatgcctcctcctcctccccagcagctctcccagggcaggATTCCCACTTGGAGAACTCTGCCCAAGATGAGGAATATGCTGCTTTTAAGGAAGCCATTGCTGGGCTTGGAACAGATGAGGAGCCTCCAGCTGATGACAACGGGATCTcctcagagagagagggagaaacgGGGGATAAATGCAAATCAAAgtgcagtgaggaggaggaggagtctgagagagaggaggaggaggaggagttgaGTGGGATGAAGGTTAAAGCCCCCTACTACAGCTCCTGGGGGACCCTGGAGTACCACAATGCCATGATTGTGGGGACAGAGGAGCTGGAGGATGGCACTGCAGGGGTCAGGGTGCTCTACCTGTACCCCACCCACAAGTCCCTGAAGCCTTGCCCTTTCTTCCTGGATGACAAGTGCAGATTTAAGGAGAACTGTCGGTAAAGAGAGAGGGGTGGGAGGGTTCAGAGGGACAAACCTCCTCCCCAAGTGCTCTGTGTGCCTTTGTCACCCAGAGAAATTGTGCCTTGGTGTTTTTGAAATGTGCTGTGGGGAGCAGTGGCATCAGTTTGGCTGCTCTCTATAGCTGATGCACAGGTGAAGTGGAAAATCCTATGGGAAAGGTGCAGAGGTTTTACATAACTGAGTGGCTGAATTAACAACTGATGGagtgttttaaaacaaaacaccCGGGTCTGTGGGTAATGCACACATTCCAGTTGCACAGGAGGGTTGGATGTTTTTGGGGATCTATTTGGGGCTCTAGTTTTGGGGATCTTCCCCAGGAGGAGCCTCAGTGGTGTCTGAAGGTGttgggctggagctgggctgtgaaCCTCACCTTTGTGAAggtgctgggctggagccctgccTGTCTCTgatcccatttatccccaaatccaTGAATTTTTTAATTGGATGTGTCACCAGCAAGGAAGTTTAATTCTCTGGGGTGAGCTGCATTCTTTGTCCCATGACATAAACAACATGTTTAAGGTGCAACATGAACAACTTCAGGGAAGTTTGACCACGTGCTGTTGTAATTATAATTCTGGTGAAGGCTCCTCAGCCCTGACACTCGTGTGCATTTCCTTtgaggaaggaaagaagggatTTTCCTTTGAGACCTCCTGTTCCTCCTTCCCTGCAGGTTTTCCCATGGTCAGGTGGTGTcggtggaggagctgcagcccttccAGGAGCCCGACCTGAGCAGTCTGGGGGTGGGCTCAGCCTGCCTGGCCAAGCACACTGATGGCATCTGGTACACGGCCAAAATCACCGGTGAGGGGCCCAGGGGAAAGGCTGAGGTTTGTGTGGATCTAAAACTTGGCTGCTGTGGTTAATGACAGAAAACCATAAACTGTGTGGCTGCTGCCCTGAACTCAAAATCTTGACCTAGCTGAGGAAACAGGCTGAGTTTTGTCAGGCTAGAGGAGAGAATTGACTGGGAAGTAGGAGATAAAGAGCAAGAATGTGGAAAGGAAATGACTGCGGGGTCATTAACTGCTccagggaggggctgcaggaATTTACATGTCTGCTAGGTGAGAATGGCAATAATCTGGTCTTGTTTAAACAAAAACCCGGggagctggccctgcccagcagctgctgataCAGGCTTCCCTCTGTCCTGGGAAGGGGAAGGGTTTATTCCCTCTTTCCATCTTTCTTTTTAAACTGTTATTAAGTCAGGAGGGAGCAAGTCCAATTTCTCTTTAATTCCATTTCTCAGCAGCCCATCTTTCTTGATTTCCAGATATAAACTTCTGGGTATCAACACAGGCATTGTGGAAATAGCTTTTCATTGCAGTGGGTGCTTCCCCCTCCCAGACAGAAATAAAAATCACAGATTAAACCCAGGATTTTCTAGAGCTGTTCCTTGGGCCTCCCCCCACCCTGTGTCGTTCTGCTGGAGCTGACTCTGGTTTAGCTCCCCAtgtgctgcagctcctgtccTTGCTGTTCCCTCTGTAGATGTGGACAGTGGCTACTACACGGTGAAATTTGACTCCCTGCTCCTCAAGGAGGCCGTGGTGGAAGGGGACAGTGTCATCCCACCCCTGAGAAGTGAAGATGCTGCTGAATCTGGCGAGTCTGATGAGGACAGTGTGGATGATTCTGGTTATGCCAAAGGTAAGGGAATGGGGGGAAAGTGAGCAAAAGTGACTTGGGATTTTGTTCTGCATTTCTGTGGGACTGGCTGGTTGTCCTGGAGCTCTCACTCTGAGTGTCTCACCTCTGATAGAGGACCAGATCTCTTTATGTGTTCCTGAAAGATTGAGAACAGTAACTGGCTGTTCTGCCATAACTGCAAACTAAAACCTTTGTTTTGTGCAAATCCCTGGGCTAATGAAGGCTGGAGGTTTCCATGGGAACTCCCCACACAAGGAAGAAGAGGGTGTGATATTTTGGAATTCCAGGCTCTGAGCCTCATTCTTACATGTCTGGCTGAGCTGAGTTAATAAGTGAATCAGAATTTCTCATCCCTGGAAGCTCCATGACTCAGGAATGTGGGACCCAAGGAAATGTTGGGTCCTTCTGGTGCCTTGAGGCTGCAGGAACAGCCATGCCTGTTTTACTGCTGAAAGGTGACACAGAGAGCACCCATATGACTTCTTGGAAGGTGCACAGGCAGCACTGTCCCTCTTGTGGTGCCACAGCTGCATCACAGGGACAAAGTTGTGTCCTAGAGCTCTTTACATTTAACCTGACAGAGGTTATTGGATCCTAATAACACAAAATCAATGTTATGGCCTGGAGGAGCCTCATACCAGAGACAGGAAACAAAGGATAAGTATTAGGTGTCACTGTGTTAAATTCTGCCCAGATGTATACATTATTCTGTATTACCATcctggaaggaaggaaaagaatcaTAAAACTCCTGGGTGATTCTGCCTGGATCTGGGAGATGGTATGTGCATTAAATCAA containing:
- the ARFRP1 gene encoding ADP-ribosylation factor-related protein 1 isoform X2, which gives rise to MYTLLSGLYKYMFQRDEYCVLILGLDNAGKTTFLEQTKTRFNKNYKGMSLSKITTTVGLNIGTIDVGKTRLMFWDLGGQEELQSLWDKYYAESHGVIYVIDSTDEERLSESKRAFEKMITSEALEGVPILVLANKQDVEVKLVCQYPISRQHLVTALTKLGRETA
- the ZGPAT gene encoding zinc finger CCCH-type with G patch domain-containing protein, coding for MDEESLEAAIQTYNAQLEQVELALGAGQDPSQHSDLIQLQEDLKQLIELTESSLVAVKKSKLLATLDTDASSSSPAALPGQDSHLENSAQDEEYAAFKEAIAGLGTDEEPPADDNGISSEREGETGDKCKSKCSEEEEESEREEEEEELSGMKVKAPYYSSWGTLEYHNAMIVGTEELEDGTAGVRVLYLYPTHKSLKPCPFFLDDKCRFKENCRFSHGQVVSVEELQPFQEPDLSSLGVGSACLAKHTDGIWYTAKITDVDSGYYTVKFDSLLLKEAVVEGDSVIPPLRSEDAAESGESDEDSVDDSGYAKVIDSGVPENGEWTPACSSSFGGWEAHTRGIGSKLLVQMGYEFGKGLGKNGEGRVEPVQAVVLPRGKSLDQCAEVLQKKKQGKLEPGKSRKCRAKGGSSGQPGGRKAPRNVFDFLNEKLRGKSAGDRAGGVALPQRNSKEIYHASKSTKKALSVSLFQTTEKIEQTQRDIRGIQQALARNVGRHSIAAAQLEEKLANAHKQLGQLQAQEARLQREQKKADTHKKMTEF
- the ARFRP1 gene encoding ADP-ribosylation factor-related protein 1 isoform X1 translates to MYTLLSGLYKYMFQRDEYCVLILGLDNAGKTTFLEQTKTRFNKNYKGMSLSKITTTVGLNIGTIDVGKTRLMFWDLGGQEELQSLWDKYYAESHGVIYVIDSTDEERLSESKRAFEKMITSEALEGVPILVLANKQDVETCLSIPDIKTAFSDCINKIGKRDCLTQACSALTGKGVNEGIEWMVKCVVRNIHRPPRKKDIT
- the ARFRP1 gene encoding ADP-ribosylation factor-related protein 1 isoform X3, with product MYTLLSGLYKYMFQRDEYCVLILGLDNAGKTTFLEQTKTRFNKNYKGMSLSKITTTVGLNIGTIDVGKTRLMFWDLGGQEELQSLWDKYYAESHGVIYVIDSTDEERLSESKRAFEKMITSEALEGVPILVLANKQDVEVNSILMVDYS